From Streptomyces qinzhouensis, one genomic window encodes:
- a CDS encoding polyphosphate kinase 2 family protein translates to MAKKHKRTDSGARRIEELIGPLRVPPGTEVDLAKDFDPRYKAHLKKRESAELLRTGVELLTEYQAKLAAQDTYGVLMCLQAMDAGGKDGTIRHVMSGMNPQGVQVHSFKVPSAEELDHDYLWRYAKRLPARGDIAVFNRSQYEEVLVVRVHPEVLGRQQLPPSARRRGIWERRYREINRWERYLTDNGFKVVKIFLNLSKEEQRARFLKRIDVPEKNWKFSAADVRERRYWDDYQRAFSEMLSATSTAWAPWYVVPADRKWFARICASAVLVHTLMEIDPRYPTVGRKARKELAVVRRQLEDEAPKGAPRDPYRAGRRSGGHGDHGSEA, encoded by the coding sequence ATGGCGAAGAAGCACAAGCGGACGGACAGCGGGGCTCGGCGGATCGAAGAGCTCATCGGGCCGCTACGGGTGCCACCGGGCACCGAGGTGGATCTGGCGAAGGACTTCGACCCCCGCTACAAGGCGCATCTGAAGAAGCGGGAGAGCGCCGAACTGCTGCGGACGGGGGTGGAGCTGCTGACCGAGTACCAGGCGAAGCTGGCCGCCCAGGACACCTACGGCGTACTGATGTGCCTCCAGGCAATGGACGCCGGGGGCAAGGACGGCACCATCCGGCATGTCATGAGCGGGATGAACCCGCAGGGCGTACAGGTACACAGCTTCAAGGTGCCGTCCGCCGAGGAGCTGGACCACGACTATCTGTGGCGGTACGCGAAACGGCTGCCCGCCCGCGGGGACATCGCGGTCTTCAACCGCTCCCAGTACGAGGAGGTCCTCGTCGTACGGGTCCATCCGGAGGTGCTGGGGCGGCAGCAGCTGCCGCCGTCGGCGCGCCGCCGGGGGATCTGGGAGCGCCGCTACCGCGAGATCAACCGCTGGGAGCGGTATCTCACGGACAACGGCTTCAAGGTCGTGAAGATCTTCCTCAATCTGTCGAAGGAGGAGCAGCGCGCCCGGTTCCTGAAACGGATCGACGTACCGGAGAAGAACTGGAAGTTCTCGGCGGCCGATGTGCGCGAGCGCCGGTACTGGGACGACTACCAGCGCGCGTTCTCCGAGATGCTGTCGGCCACCAGTACGGCGTGGGCGCCCTGGTACGTCGTACCGGCGGACCGCAAGTGGTTCGCCCGGATCTGTGCTTCGGCGGTGCTGGTGCACACCCTGATGGAGATCGACCCCCGGTATCCGACAGTGGGCCGCAAGGCCCGCAAGGAGCTCGCGGTGGTCCGGCGGCAGCTGGAGGACGAGGCGCCGAAGGGGGCGCCGAGGGATCCGTACCGGGCCGGCCGGCGGTCCGGCGGGCACGGCGACCACGGATCGGAGGCGTGA
- a CDS encoding cation-translocating P-type ATPase, which produces MAGQQEPPDPGTLWYERDAAEVTAAFGVDPAVGLPAARAAELLTERGPNALPEEKPPPAWRRFLDQYRSYMQIILVAAAVVSLVIGQWSTAVLLALLTLLNAVVGLRQEGKAESAMNALKSMMKATARVRRDGAESEVPAEQLVPGDVVLIAAGDQVPADGRIVSASVLQIDESALTGESVPAVKNAETLPAGGPGPAALSPGEQSNMAFMNTPVTHGSGVLVVTGTGADTELGKISGMLSATRKEESPLTRQLNSLTLWIAGAAGLTMIVMFALGRTRGQAWDTLFVSAVSLAIAAIPEALPTVTQVILSVGSLNLAKRNAIVKELPSVETLGFTSAINSDKTGTLTMNQMTAVEVVSPTDRYTVSGTGYGLEGRIHRAAGSTASVEDAVLPFLIANDARLVDGAVVGDPTEGALLVLGHKAGLDIDATRDRLPRLATLPFDPGYKLMATFNSARGDGGRPVVRVFVKGAAPAVLERAESALSAGRTVPWDEQLAGRAREAVARMGGEGRRVMAAATRDLDPAEFDADGDLLGYATRLRMTSLVGMVDPPRAESRAAVAAAQDAHIRVRMVTGDDVTTGAAIARQLGIPGEAVLGADFAALPEAERLDRIDRIGVVGRVAPEHKVLLAEVLKRKGEVVAMTGDGVNDAPAIKAADIGIAMGSGTDVAKNAGRMILSDDNFATIVYAVEEGRKLYDNLTKYIRFVLLLLVAFVLTFLGAALLNIAAGEPFTPAQVLWIHFVVNAPFGFALGFDRESPGLMRRRPRPRGESVLTRPLLISVGLSGLALTALLLGLIKLGEAHFGSTATGSSMAFTAFALCLIVAAFECRSETASVLRTSTFDSKQMNWAALGEFVLAVLVTQLDGFRRILGTTRIDLREFGWALLAALVLLAGWELGKLIARRARRPAGAPVAEEPAANIA; this is translated from the coding sequence ATGGCCGGACAGCAGGAGCCGCCGGACCCCGGCACTCTCTGGTACGAGCGCGATGCCGCCGAGGTGACGGCCGCGTTCGGGGTCGACCCCGCGGTCGGGCTCCCGGCGGCGCGGGCCGCGGAGCTGCTCACGGAGCGCGGGCCGAACGCGCTGCCCGAGGAGAAACCACCGCCCGCCTGGCGCCGCTTCCTCGATCAATATCGCAGCTATATGCAGATCATCCTGGTGGCGGCCGCAGTGGTGTCGCTGGTCATCGGCCAGTGGAGTACGGCCGTCCTGCTCGCCCTGCTGACCCTGCTGAACGCGGTCGTCGGGCTGCGGCAGGAGGGCAAGGCGGAGAGCGCGATGAACGCGCTGAAGTCGATGATGAAGGCCACGGCCCGGGTACGGCGGGACGGGGCCGAATCGGAGGTTCCGGCCGAACAACTGGTGCCCGGTGATGTGGTGCTGATCGCGGCCGGTGACCAGGTGCCCGCGGACGGGCGGATCGTGTCGGCGAGCGTGCTCCAGATCGACGAGTCCGCGCTCACCGGGGAGAGCGTGCCCGCCGTCAAGAACGCGGAGACGCTGCCGGCGGGCGGTCCCGGGCCCGCCGCGCTGTCGCCGGGCGAGCAGTCGAACATGGCCTTCATGAACACCCCGGTCACCCATGGCAGCGGTGTTCTGGTGGTCACGGGCACGGGCGCGGACACCGAACTGGGCAAGATCTCCGGAATGCTGTCGGCGACCCGCAAGGAGGAATCGCCGCTGACCCGGCAGCTCAACAGTCTGACGCTGTGGATCGCGGGGGCCGCCGGGCTGACGATGATCGTGATGTTCGCCCTGGGCCGTACCCGGGGGCAGGCGTGGGACACCCTCTTCGTCAGCGCGGTCTCCCTCGCCATCGCGGCGATCCCCGAGGCCCTGCCCACGGTGACGCAGGTGATCCTCTCCGTCGGCAGTCTCAATCTGGCGAAGCGCAACGCGATCGTCAAGGAGCTGCCGTCGGTGGAGACACTGGGTTTCACCTCGGCGATCAACTCGGACAAGACCGGCACACTGACCATGAACCAGATGACCGCCGTCGAGGTGGTCAGCCCCACCGACCGCTATACGGTGTCGGGCACCGGATACGGGCTCGAAGGCCGGATCCACCGGGCGGCGGGTTCCACGGCGAGTGTGGAGGATGCTGTCCTGCCCTTCCTGATCGCCAATGACGCCCGGCTGGTGGACGGCGCGGTGGTCGGGGATCCCACAGAGGGCGCGCTGCTGGTCCTCGGGCACAAGGCGGGCCTCGATATCGACGCCACCCGCGACCGACTGCCCCGGCTCGCGACCCTGCCGTTCGACCCCGGCTACAAGCTGATGGCGACCTTCAACTCGGCGCGGGGCGACGGCGGGCGGCCGGTGGTGCGGGTCTTCGTCAAGGGCGCGGCGCCCGCCGTGCTGGAGCGGGCCGAGAGCGCGCTCTCGGCCGGCCGGACCGTGCCCTGGGACGAGCAACTGGCCGGGCGGGCGCGGGAGGCCGTGGCGCGGATGGGCGGGGAGGGCCGCCGGGTGATGGCCGCGGCCACCCGCGATCTGGACCCGGCGGAGTTCGACGCCGACGGCGATCTGCTGGGCTATGCGACCCGGCTGCGGATGACCTCGCTGGTGGGCATGGTCGACCCGCCGCGCGCGGAGTCCCGGGCCGCCGTCGCCGCCGCCCAGGACGCCCATATCCGGGTGCGCATGGTCACCGGCGACGATGTCACCACGGGCGCGGCGATCGCCCGGCAGCTCGGTATCCCCGGGGAGGCCGTCCTCGGGGCCGACTTCGCGGCGCTGCCGGAGGCGGAACGGCTCGACCGGATCGACCGGATCGGGGTGGTGGGCCGGGTCGCGCCCGAGCACAAGGTGCTCCTCGCCGAGGTGCTGAAGCGGAAGGGCGAGGTGGTGGCGATGACCGGTGACGGGGTCAACGACGCCCCGGCCATCAAGGCAGCCGATATCGGTATCGCCATGGGCAGCGGCACGGACGTGGCGAAGAACGCCGGGCGGATGATCCTGTCGGACGACAACTTCGCGACGATCGTCTACGCGGTGGAGGAGGGCCGCAAGCTCTACGACAATCTGACGAAGTACATCCGGTTCGTACTGCTGCTGCTGGTGGCGTTCGTGCTGACGTTCCTGGGCGCGGCGTTGCTCAATATCGCGGCGGGCGAGCCGTTCACCCCGGCGCAGGTGCTGTGGATCCACTTCGTCGTCAATGCCCCGTTCGGTTTCGCGCTGGGGTTCGACCGGGAGAGCCCGGGGCTGATGCGGCGCCGGCCGAGGCCGCGCGGCGAGTCCGTGCTGACCCGGCCGCTGCTGATCTCCGTCGGGCTGAGCGGGCTGGCGCTGACAGCCCTGCTGCTGGGCCTGATCAAACTGGGTGAGGCGCATTTCGGCTCGACGGCGACCGGCAGTTCCATGGCGTTCACGGCGTTCGCGCTCTGTCTGATCGTGGCGGCGTTCGAATGCCGCAGCGAGACCGCGTCGGTGCTGCGGACCTCCACGTTCGACAGCAAGCAGATGAACTGGGCGGCGCTCGGGGAGTTCGTGCTGGCGGTGCTGGTGACCCAGCTCGACGGCTTCCGCCGGATCCTCGGCACCACCCGGATCGACCTGCGGGAGTTCGGCTGGGCCCTGCTGGCGGCGCTGGTGCTGCTGGCGGGCTGGGAGCTGGGCAAGCTCATCGCCCGCCGGGCCCGCCGGCCGGCGGGGGCTCCGGTCGCCGAGGAACCGGCGGCGAATATCGCCTGA
- a CDS encoding hydrogenase expression protein HypE, with translation MSGTASPDTGATATAAAAGPTDRAPDDVGVVHILWINAGLSCDGDSVALTAAMQPSIEEIVTGALPGLPPVAVHWPLIDFECGPVQGADNFVEWFFKADRGEIDPFVLVVEGSIPNEQIKEEGYWCGFGDDPETGQPITTSEWLDRLAPKATAVVAIGTCATYGGIHAMEGNPTGAMGVPDYLGWDWRSKAGLPIVCVPGCPIQPDNFAETLTYLLYQLAGSAPMIPLDDKLRPTWLFGATVHEGCDRGGYYEQGQFASAYGTPECLVRLGCWGPVVKCNVTKRGWINGIGGCPNVGGICIGCTMPGFPDKFMPFMDAPPGSHVSAGASSAYGAAIRRLRAITSKTLDKEPKWRRTGRRLTTGYRSPW, from the coding sequence ATGAGCGGGACAGCTTCCCCGGACACCGGCGCCACGGCCACGGCCGCGGCGGCCGGGCCGACGGACCGGGCCCCCGATGACGTCGGCGTCGTGCACATCCTCTGGATCAACGCGGGCCTGAGCTGCGACGGCGACTCGGTCGCCCTGACCGCCGCCATGCAGCCCAGCATCGAGGAGATCGTCACCGGTGCGCTGCCCGGGCTGCCGCCGGTCGCGGTCCACTGGCCCCTGATCGACTTCGAGTGCGGCCCGGTCCAGGGCGCGGACAATTTCGTCGAGTGGTTCTTCAAGGCGGACCGCGGCGAGATCGATCCGTTCGTCCTGGTGGTCGAGGGCTCGATCCCCAATGAGCAGATCAAGGAAGAGGGCTACTGGTGCGGTTTCGGCGACGATCCGGAGACCGGTCAGCCGATCACCACCAGTGAGTGGCTGGACCGGCTGGCGCCGAAGGCGACCGCCGTGGTCGCCATCGGCACCTGTGCCACCTACGGCGGTATCCACGCCATGGAGGGCAATCCGACCGGCGCCATGGGTGTGCCCGACTATCTCGGCTGGGACTGGCGGTCGAAGGCGGGGCTGCCGATCGTCTGCGTCCCGGGCTGTCCCATCCAGCCCGACAACTTCGCCGAGACCCTCACCTATCTGCTGTACCAGCTCGCCGGTTCGGCGCCGATGATCCCGCTGGACGACAAGCTCCGCCCCACCTGGCTGTTCGGCGCCACCGTCCACGAGGGCTGCGACCGGGGCGGCTACTACGAGCAGGGGCAGTTCGCCTCCGCGTACGGCACCCCGGAATGCCTGGTCCGGCTGGGCTGCTGGGGTCCGGTGGTCAAGTGCAATGTCACCAAACGCGGCTGGATCAACGGTATCGGCGGCTGTCCCAACGTCGGCGGTATCTGCATCGGCTGCACCATGCCCGGCTTCCCCGACAAGTTCATGCCGTTCATGGACGCCCCGCCGGGTTCGCATGTCTCCGCGGGGGCCAGCTCGGCCTACGGCGCGGCGATCCGCAGACTGCGCGCGATCACCTCGAAGACCCTCGACAAGGAACCCAAGTGGCGGCGGACCGGGCGCCGGCTGACCACCGGATACCGCTCCCCCTGGTGA
- a CDS encoding nickel-dependent hydrogenase large subunit, with the protein MAPKTKAAGDGSGLVEMSWDPITRIVGSLGIHTKIDFKQKRVAECYSTSSVFRGYSVFMRGKDPRDAHFITSRICGICGDNHATCSVYAQNMAYGVKPPHLGEWIINLGEAAEYMFDHNIFQENLVGVDYCEKMVRETNPGVLELAERTEAPHAGDHGYRTIADIMRSLNPVEGEFYREALQVSRYTREMFCLMEGRHVHPSTLYAGGVGTVATVQLFTDYLTRLMRYVEFMKKVVPLHDDLFDFFYEALPGYEEVGRRRVLLGCWGALNDPDHCDFTYANMSDWGRRMYVTPGVVVDGKLVTNDLTEINLGIRILLGSSYYDDWEGREQFVTHDPLGNPVDPRHPWNQHTIPAPQKRDFDSKYSWVMSPRWFDGKDHLALDTGGGPIARLWSTALSGLVDIGYIKATGHSVRITLPRSMTKPETVFEWKIPQWSNAIERNRARTYFQAYAAAAALHFTEKALEEVRAGRSQTWEKFEVPDESIGCGFTEAVRGVLSHHMVIRDGKIANYHPYPPTPWNASVRDSFGTPGPYEDAVQNTPIFEENTPENFKGIDIMRAVRSFDPCLPCGVHMYVGKGREIRQMHVPTGLSGLGG; encoded by the coding sequence ATGGCACCGAAGACGAAGGCGGCCGGCGACGGCAGCGGCCTGGTGGAGATGAGCTGGGACCCGATCACCCGGATCGTGGGCAGCCTGGGCATCCATACGAAGATCGACTTCAAGCAGAAGCGGGTCGCCGAGTGCTACAGCACCTCGTCCGTCTTCCGTGGCTACAGCGTCTTCATGCGCGGCAAGGACCCGCGCGACGCCCACTTCATCACCAGCCGGATCTGCGGTATCTGCGGTGACAACCACGCCACTTGCTCGGTGTACGCACAGAACATGGCGTACGGGGTGAAGCCGCCGCACCTCGGCGAGTGGATCATCAACCTCGGCGAGGCGGCCGAGTACATGTTCGACCACAACATCTTCCAGGAGAACCTGGTCGGGGTCGACTACTGCGAGAAGATGGTCCGCGAGACCAATCCGGGCGTACTGGAGCTGGCGGAGCGCACCGAGGCGCCGCACGCCGGCGACCACGGCTATCGCACGATCGCCGACATCATGCGCTCCCTCAACCCCGTCGAGGGGGAGTTCTACCGGGAGGCGCTCCAGGTCAGCCGGTACACCCGGGAGATGTTCTGTCTGATGGAGGGGCGGCACGTCCACCCCTCCACGCTCTACGCCGGGGGCGTCGGCACGGTCGCCACCGTCCAGCTCTTCACCGACTATCTGACCCGGCTGATGCGGTACGTCGAGTTCATGAAGAAGGTCGTACCGCTCCACGACGACCTGTTCGACTTCTTCTACGAAGCCCTGCCCGGCTACGAGGAAGTCGGCCGCCGCCGGGTGCTGCTGGGCTGCTGGGGCGCCCTCAACGACCCGGACCACTGCGACTTCACCTACGCCAACATGTCCGACTGGGGACGGCGGATGTACGTCACCCCGGGCGTGGTGGTCGACGGAAAGCTGGTCACCAACGATCTCACCGAGATCAACCTCGGTATCCGGATCCTGCTCGGCTCGTCCTACTACGACGACTGGGAGGGCCGCGAGCAGTTCGTCACCCACGACCCGCTGGGCAATCCGGTGGATCCGCGCCACCCGTGGAACCAGCACACCATTCCCGCCCCGCAGAAACGCGACTTCGACTCCAAGTACAGCTGGGTGATGTCCCCGCGCTGGTTCGACGGCAAGGACCATCTCGCCCTGGACACCGGTGGCGGCCCCATCGCCCGGCTGTGGTCCACCGCGCTCTCCGGGCTGGTGGACATCGGCTACATCAAGGCCACCGGGCACAGTGTGCGGATCACCCTGCCCCGCTCGATGACCAAGCCCGAGACGGTCTTCGAGTGGAAGATCCCGCAGTGGAGCAACGCCATCGAACGCAACCGGGCCCGCACCTACTTCCAGGCGTACGCGGCCGCCGCCGCACTGCACTTCACCGAGAAGGCGCTGGAAGAGGTGCGCGCGGGGCGGAGTCAGACCTGGGAGAAGTTCGAGGTGCCGGACGAGTCCATCGGCTGCGGTTTCACCGAGGCCGTCCGCGGGGTCCTCTCCCACCACATGGTGATCCGGGACGGGAAGATCGCCAACTACCACCCGTATCCGCCGACGCCCTGGAACGCCAGCGTCCGGGACAGCTTCGGCACACCGGGACCGTACGAGGACGCCGTACAGAACACCCCGATCTTCGAGGAGAACACCCCGGAGAACTTCAAGGGCATCGACATCATGCGGGCCGTGCGCAGCTTCGACCCCTGTCTGCCCTGCGGGGTGCACATGTACGTCGGCAAGGGCCGTGAGATCCGGCAGATGCACGTCCCCACCGGACTGAGCGGGCTGGGCGGATGA
- a CDS encoding thioredoxin yields the protein MTAESCGLRVQEALDRLTGTGVRDAGEQLVRELLAFHGEGLAALVAAVPPQALAAALDDPAAAGLLVLHDLHPEDTAARIRRALRSAADGPGAAAAGTVEFTGFDPATGALTLRRPPAGGCGCGTDGTARVEGALACHAPEVTSVVWETAPAAPPLLQIGTRPPAGRR from the coding sequence ATGACGGCGGAGAGCTGCGGGCTGCGGGTGCAGGAGGCCCTGGACCGGCTCACCGGCACCGGGGTCCGGGACGCGGGCGAGCAACTGGTCCGCGAACTGCTGGCGTTCCACGGCGAGGGGCTGGCCGCGCTCGTCGCGGCCGTACCGCCGCAGGCGCTGGCCGCCGCGCTCGACGATCCGGCCGCGGCCGGGCTGCTGGTGCTGCACGATCTGCATCCCGAGGACACCGCGGCCCGGATCCGGCGGGCGCTGCGCTCGGCGGCGGACGGTCCCGGGGCGGCAGCCGCCGGGACCGTGGAGTTCACCGGGTTCGACCCCGCGACCGGCGCCCTGACCCTGCGCCGCCCGCCCGCCGGCGGGTGCGGCTGCGGCACGGACGGTACGGCGCGGGTCGAGGGCGCCCTGGCCTGTCACGCCCCCGAGGTGACATCCGTCGTGTGGGAGACGGCGCCCGCGGCCCCGCCGCTGCTCCAGATCGGCACCCGGCCACCGGCGGGCCGCCGGTGA
- a CDS encoding DUF5947 family protein: MNVSRLDRTGSGVLRALRRPAPPRAERCAFCGTGLAPGHRHLADTADRALVCSCAPCALLLERPGAGGGRYQGLPGRVLSDPGHEPDAGLWAELRIPVSTAFVLRNAALGRPVLCYPSPAGATESEIDDRDWRQLLAGSRLAAALRPDVEALLLRRTRDPAGGERTAGFLVPVDRAYELVGRMRLLWRGFDGGAEARAALDAFFTALTAEAGPLTGPGATTVRPPEPDEPEEPGA, encoded by the coding sequence GTGAACGTCAGCCGGCTCGACCGTACGGGGAGCGGAGTGCTGCGGGCGCTGCGCCGGCCCGCTCCCCCACGGGCGGAGCGCTGCGCCTTCTGCGGGACGGGTCTCGCGCCCGGGCACCGGCACCTCGCCGACACCGCCGACCGGGCCCTGGTCTGCTCCTGCGCGCCCTGCGCGCTGCTGCTGGAGCGGCCGGGGGCGGGCGGCGGGCGCTATCAGGGCCTGCCCGGACGGGTGCTCTCCGACCCCGGGCACGAGCCGGACGCCGGGCTCTGGGCCGAGCTGCGCATCCCCGTCAGCACGGCGTTCGTGCTGCGCAACGCGGCCCTCGGGCGGCCGGTGCTCTGCTATCCGAGCCCCGCCGGGGCGACCGAGAGCGAGATCGACGACCGGGACTGGCGGCAACTGCTCGCGGGGAGCCGGCTGGCCGCCGCGCTCCGGCCGGACGTGGAGGCGCTGCTGCTGCGCCGGACCCGGGACCCGGCGGGCGGGGAGCGTACCGCGGGCTTTCTGGTCCCCGTCGACCGCGCCTATGAACTCGTCGGCCGGATGCGGCTGCTCTGGCGCGGCTTCGACGGCGGGGCCGAGGCACGGGCCGCGCTGGACGCCTTCTTCACCGCGCTGACCGCCGAAGCCGGACCACTGACCGGCCCCGGCGCCACCACCGTACGTCCGCCTGAGCCCGACGAGCCCGAGGAGCCCGGGGCATGA
- a CDS encoding DUF6084 family protein, with protein sequence MTELSFACTGVRADRHAAGPTLLFRLRITAPESTRVHALALRCRIRIEPARRGYADAEAGRLTALFGERSRWGTSLHPVQFAEVAVLVPGFTGETETEVPVPCTYDLDIAAARYFRALADGDVPLLLLFSGTAFSGPAGFQVTPVPWDREASVRLPVRVWREMIEQHFPGCGWLKLPGELMDGLLDFRERRGLPSWEATVRALLDAAAADGREFAEDLR encoded by the coding sequence ATGACCGAACTCTCCTTCGCCTGTACGGGGGTACGGGCCGACCGGCACGCAGCCGGGCCCACCCTGCTGTTCCGGCTGCGGATCACCGCCCCGGAGTCGACCCGGGTGCACGCCCTGGCGCTGCGCTGCCGGATCCGTATCGAACCCGCCCGGCGCGGCTACGCCGACGCCGAGGCCGGGCGGCTCACCGCCCTGTTCGGGGAGCGCTCCCGCTGGGGCACCAGTCTGCACCCGGTGCAGTTCGCCGAGGTGGCGGTGCTGGTGCCCGGTTTCACCGGGGAGACCGAGACCGAGGTCCCGGTGCCGTGCACCTATGACCTCGACATCGCGGCCGCCCGCTACTTCCGGGCCCTGGCGGACGGCGACGTACCCCTGCTGCTGCTCTTCTCCGGCACGGCCTTCAGCGGTCCCGCCGGATTCCAGGTCACCCCGGTGCCCTGGGACCGTGAGGCGTCCGTGCGGCTGCCGGTGCGGGTGTGGCGCGAGATGATCGAGCAGCACTTCCCGGGCTGCGGCTGGCTGAAGCTGCCGGGCGAGCTGATGGACGGTCTGCTGGACTTCCGCGAGCGGCGCGGGCTGCCGTCCTGGGAGGCGACCGTACGCGCGCTGCTCGACGCGGCCGCGGCGGACGGCCGGGAGTTCGCGGAGGATCTGCGATGA
- a CDS encoding hydrogenase maturation protease, giving the protein MTARPVLVAGVGNIFLGDDGFGVETVRRLGALGVPDRVELVDSGVRGVDLAYRLLDGYGAAVIVDAVARGGRPGTVYLIDATADPAAGVEPGGVPALDGHRMGPDAVLGVLATLGAGTGAVPPDRVLVVGCEPASLEEGIGLSAPVAAAVDEAARLVLRVLAEERGRPPGPGESPRGGGTPPGLRPEAPPPTPLGVGGRRRLTTTRRGGTPPGLPPGGTPHPGRQAQGERGAWEHPRR; this is encoded by the coding sequence ATGACGGCGCGTCCGGTGCTGGTGGCGGGGGTCGGGAACATCTTCCTGGGGGACGACGGGTTCGGGGTCGAGACCGTGCGGCGGCTCGGCGCCCTCGGGGTCCCGGACAGGGTGGAGCTGGTCGACTCGGGGGTACGCGGCGTCGATCTGGCCTACCGGCTGCTCGACGGCTACGGAGCGGCGGTCATCGTCGACGCCGTCGCGCGCGGCGGGCGGCCGGGAACGGTGTATCTGATCGACGCCACGGCGGACCCGGCCGCCGGGGTGGAGCCGGGCGGCGTCCCGGCGCTGGACGGCCACCGGATGGGTCCCGACGCGGTGCTGGGAGTACTGGCGACCCTGGGCGCCGGCACCGGCGCGGTGCCGCCGGACCGGGTGCTGGTGGTGGGCTGCGAACCGGCTTCCCTGGAGGAGGGGATCGGGCTCAGCGCCCCGGTCGCGGCCGCCGTCGACGAGGCGGCACGGCTGGTGCTGCGGGTCCTCGCCGAGGAGCGCGGCCGGCCGCCAGGCCCAGGGGAGAGCCCACGCGGTGGGGGTACTCCCCCAGGGCTTCGCCCGGAGGCACCCCCACCCACGCCCCTGGGCGTAGGGGGCCGTAGGCGACTGACGACAACGCGGCGTGGGGGCACGCCCCCTGGGCTACCGCCCGGGGGGACCCCCCACCCGGGCCGCCAGGCCCAGGGGGAGCGCGGTGCCTGGGAGCACCCCCGGCGGTAG
- a CDS encoding DUF6893 family small protein yields the protein MLKTLLVTAAGAAVGVVLWQTLPDLKRYLRISRM from the coding sequence ATGCTGAAGACCCTGCTGGTGACGGCCGCGGGTGCGGCCGTCGGTGTGGTGCTGTGGCAGACCCTGCCCGATCTGAAGCGCTATCTCCGGATCTCCCGGATGTGA
- a CDS encoding hydrogenase maturation nickel metallochaperone HypA, which yields MHEMSIAAAVVDQVSRAAAEHGARGVTAVRLDVGELAGVVPAALDFCWELACEGTALAGSVLSATTVTARARCVPCAVEWAPGLPPDLGCPGCGGGRVELLTGRELQIRGVDWADGPPGPGPGPTGEA from the coding sequence ATGCACGAGATGTCGATTGCGGCGGCCGTGGTCGACCAGGTGTCGCGGGCCGCGGCGGAGCACGGCGCACGGGGTGTCACGGCGGTCCGGCTCGACGTCGGCGAACTCGCCGGGGTGGTCCCCGCGGCGCTGGACTTCTGCTGGGAGCTGGCCTGCGAGGGTACGGCGCTGGCGGGCTCGGTGCTCTCGGCCACGACCGTCACGGCCAGGGCGCGGTGTGTGCCCTGCGCGGTGGAGTGGGCACCCGGTCTGCCGCCGGATCTGGGCTGCCCCGGCTGCGGCGGTGGGCGGGTCGAGCTGCTGACGGGGCGTGAACTGCAGATCCGGGGGGTCGACTGGGCCGATGGGCCGCCCGGGCCGGGTCCGGGACCGACGGGAGAGGCGTGA
- the hypB gene encoding hydrogenase nickel incorporation protein HypB, with protein sequence MCRTTDLRRAVLAQNDDSARALRDGLAARGAIAVNLLSSPGSGKTALLETELALARERGVPVAALTADLATENDARRLARSGVPVQQVLTDGLCHLEAVMLRGYLAGWLPADAALLFVENVGNLVCPAAYDLGESLRVVLASVTEGEDKPLKYPTAFGTAQLVLITKADLAAAAEFDEAAFLANVARVNPGVEVVHTSARTGLGAGALLDRALAVRAGTPAHRPVMTSPAVAAPHHPPVPDHHHDHDHDAHHDHEHEHGAHHGHGAHHGHGAHHGHDHAAVDPR encoded by the coding sequence ATGTGCCGTACGACGGATCTCCGGCGGGCGGTTCTCGCCCAGAACGACGACAGCGCGCGGGCGCTGCGGGACGGGCTGGCGGCCCGGGGCGCGATCGCCGTGAATCTGCTCTCCAGCCCGGGTAGCGGAAAGACCGCGCTGCTGGAGACGGAGCTGGCGCTGGCCCGGGAGCGCGGGGTGCCGGTGGCCGCGCTGACCGCCGATCTGGCGACCGAGAACGACGCCCGGCGGCTGGCCCGTTCCGGGGTGCCGGTGCAGCAGGTGCTCACCGACGGGCTGTGTCATCTGGAGGCGGTGATGCTCCGCGGCTATCTGGCGGGCTGGCTGCCGGCGGACGCGGCGCTGCTGTTCGTGGAGAACGTGGGCAATCTGGTCTGTCCCGCCGCCTATGACCTCGGTGAGTCGCTGCGGGTGGTCCTCGCGTCGGTGACGGAGGGCGAGGACAAACCGCTGAAGTACCCGACGGCCTTCGGCACGGCGCAGCTGGTGCTGATCACCAAGGCGGATCTGGCGGCGGCCGCGGAATTCGACGAGGCCGCGTTCCTGGCGAATGTGGCCCGGGTCAATCCCGGGGTGGAGGTGGTGCACACCTCGGCCCGTACGGGGCTGGGCGCGGGCGCGCTGCTGGACCGGGCCCTCGCGGTGCGGGCGGGAACCCCGGCGCACCGCCCGGTGATGACGTCCCCGGCGGTCGCCGCCCCGCACCATCCGCCCGTACCGGACCACCACCACGACCACGACCACGATGCTCACCACGACCACGAGCACGAGCACGGTGCTCACCACGGCCACGGTGCTCACCACGGCCACGGTGCTCACCACGGCCACGACCACGCCGCCGTGGACCCGCGGTGA